The following proteins are co-located in the Nerophis ophidion isolate RoL-2023_Sa linkage group LG04, RoL_Noph_v1.0, whole genome shotgun sequence genome:
- the zgc:63863 gene encoding TBC1 domain family member 20 isoform X1 produces MKKPKRNKLNSVGVEVKGPVERADVNCGKKQKLAEIHQALNSDPVDIETLQRAAISKGGLFIDELRRKVWPKLLNINVYELPYKPGRAGRENQKDYNQIVMDVRRSMKRFPKCMLSTERDVLQEQLIDVILEVLRCNPLLNYYQGYHDVAVTLLLVVGERMTIAMLHTLSKCHLRDFMDPTMDSTKHILNYLMPLLEEVDKELHDFMIRAEVGTIFALSWLITWYGHVLLEPKLTLRLYDFFLASHPIMPIYLAATIVLHREKEVKQTECDMAMVHHLLSRIPQDLPYECLIGQAQELFVRFPPSLLAKRAELRSRKSQSISNFKTFQLATLHQRPDSVLQRLTTSSKRAARHSGLDEALPRDGGQRWGKGSRMVKMAVWGLSATLGAAVFAVAQTALDWGPDVLLQLF; encoded by the exons ATGAAAAAGCCAAAGAGAAATAAACTTAATAGCGTAGGAGTTGAGGTGAAAGGACCTGTCGAGAGAG CAGATGTCAACTGTGGGAAAAAACAGAAGTTGGCTGAGATACATCAGGCTTTGAACAG TGATCCGGTGGATATTGAGACCCTCCAGAGGGCTGCCATCAGCAAAGGGGGACTGTTTATAGATGAACTGCGGAGAAAAGTGTGGCCTAAACTTCTTAACATCAATGTATATGAACTGCCTTATAAACCTG GGAGAGCTGGACGGGAGAACCAAAAGGACTACAACCAGATTGTCATGGATGTCAGGAGATCCATGAAGCGCTTCCCAAAAT GTATGCTGTCTACAGAAAGAGATGTTCTACAAGAACAGCTCATTGATGTCATACTAGAGGTTTTAAGATGCAACCCCCTGCTGAACTACTACCAGGGCTACCATGACGTGGCGGTCACGCTATTACTGGTTGTTGGTGAGCGGATGACCATCGCAATGCTGCACACCTTATCCAAATGTCACCTCAG GGATTTCATGGACCCTACAATGGACAGCACCAAACATATTTTAAACTATTTGATGCCTTTATTGGAAGAAGTGGACAAGGAGCTTCATGACTTCATGATCAG AGCGGAGGTGGGGACCATCTTTGCTTTGTCTTGGCTCATCACGTGGTATGGACATGTCCTGTTGGAGCCCAAACTCACACTGAGACTCTACGACTTCTTCTTGGCCTCTCACCCCATAATGCCCATCTACCTAGCTGCTACG ATCGTGTTGCACAGGGAGAAGGAGGTGAAGCAGACAGAATGTGACATGGCCATGGTGCACCACCTCCTCTCGCGCATCCCCCAGGACCTCCCTTATGAGTGCCTCATCGGCCAGGCGCAGGAGTTGTTTGTCCGCTTCCCTCCCTCCTTGCTGGCCAAGCGGGCAGAGCTGCGGTCTCGTAAAAG CCAGTCAATTAGTAACTTCAAGACGTTTCAGCTTGCGACACTCCACCAGAGACCAGACTCCGTACTCCAGCGCCTAACTACATCCTCCAAACGAG CAGCTCGTCACTCAGGCTTGGATGAGGCTTTGCCCCGGGACGGAGGCCAGCGTTGGGGGAAGGGGAGCAGGATGGTGAAGATGGCCGTGTGGGGGCTGTCGGCGACGCTGGGGGCAGCAGTGTTCGCGGTGGCTCAGACAGCCTTGGACTGGGGACCCGATGTGTTGCTGCAGCTCTTCTGA
- the zgc:63863 gene encoding TBC1 domain family member 20 isoform X2, producing MKKPKRNKLNSVGVEVKGPVERADVNCGKKQKLAEIHQALNSDPVDIETLQRAAISKGGLFIDELRRKVWPKLLNINVYELPYKPGRAGRENQKDYNQIVMDVRRSMKRFPKCMLSTERDVLQEQLIDVILEVLRCNPLLNYYQGYHDVAVTLLLVVGERMTIAMLHTLSKCHLRDFMDPTMDSTKHILNYLMPLLEEVDKELHDFMIRAEVGTIFALSWLITWYGHVLLEPKLTLRLYDFFLASHPIMPIYLAATIVLHREKEVKQTECDMAMVHHLLSRIPQDLPYECLIGQAQELFVRFPPSLLAKRAELRSRKSQSISNFKTFQLATLHQRPDSVLQRLTTSSKRARHSGLDEALPRDGGQRWGKGSRMVKMAVWGLSATLGAAVFAVAQTALDWGPDVLLQLF from the exons ATGAAAAAGCCAAAGAGAAATAAACTTAATAGCGTAGGAGTTGAGGTGAAAGGACCTGTCGAGAGAG CAGATGTCAACTGTGGGAAAAAACAGAAGTTGGCTGAGATACATCAGGCTTTGAACAG TGATCCGGTGGATATTGAGACCCTCCAGAGGGCTGCCATCAGCAAAGGGGGACTGTTTATAGATGAACTGCGGAGAAAAGTGTGGCCTAAACTTCTTAACATCAATGTATATGAACTGCCTTATAAACCTG GGAGAGCTGGACGGGAGAACCAAAAGGACTACAACCAGATTGTCATGGATGTCAGGAGATCCATGAAGCGCTTCCCAAAAT GTATGCTGTCTACAGAAAGAGATGTTCTACAAGAACAGCTCATTGATGTCATACTAGAGGTTTTAAGATGCAACCCCCTGCTGAACTACTACCAGGGCTACCATGACGTGGCGGTCACGCTATTACTGGTTGTTGGTGAGCGGATGACCATCGCAATGCTGCACACCTTATCCAAATGTCACCTCAG GGATTTCATGGACCCTACAATGGACAGCACCAAACATATTTTAAACTATTTGATGCCTTTATTGGAAGAAGTGGACAAGGAGCTTCATGACTTCATGATCAG AGCGGAGGTGGGGACCATCTTTGCTTTGTCTTGGCTCATCACGTGGTATGGACATGTCCTGTTGGAGCCCAAACTCACACTGAGACTCTACGACTTCTTCTTGGCCTCTCACCCCATAATGCCCATCTACCTAGCTGCTACG ATCGTGTTGCACAGGGAGAAGGAGGTGAAGCAGACAGAATGTGACATGGCCATGGTGCACCACCTCCTCTCGCGCATCCCCCAGGACCTCCCTTATGAGTGCCTCATCGGCCAGGCGCAGGAGTTGTTTGTCCGCTTCCCTCCCTCCTTGCTGGCCAAGCGGGCAGAGCTGCGGTCTCGTAAAAG CCAGTCAATTAGTAACTTCAAGACGTTTCAGCTTGCGACACTCCACCAGAGACCAGACTCCGTACTCCAGCGCCTAACTACATCCTCCAAACGAG CTCGTCACTCAGGCTTGGATGAGGCTTTGCCCCGGGACGGAGGCCAGCGTTGGGGGAAGGGGAGCAGGATGGTGAAGATGGCCGTGTGGGGGCTGTCGGCGACGCTGGGGGCAGCAGTGTTCGCGGTGGCTCAGACAGCCTTGGACTGGGGACCCGATGTGTTGCTGCAGCTCTTCTGA
- the zgc:63863 gene encoding TBC1 domain family member 20 isoform X3 has protein sequence MKKPKRNKLNSVGVEVKGPVERDVNCGKKQKLAEIHQALNSDPVDIETLQRAAISKGGLFIDELRRKVWPKLLNINVYELPYKPGRAGRENQKDYNQIVMDVRRSMKRFPKCMLSTERDVLQEQLIDVILEVLRCNPLLNYYQGYHDVAVTLLLVVGERMTIAMLHTLSKCHLRDFMDPTMDSTKHILNYLMPLLEEVDKELHDFMIRAEVGTIFALSWLITWYGHVLLEPKLTLRLYDFFLASHPIMPIYLAATIVLHREKEVKQTECDMAMVHHLLSRIPQDLPYECLIGQAQELFVRFPPSLLAKRAELRSRKSQSISNFKTFQLATLHQRPDSVLQRLTTSSKRAARHSGLDEALPRDGGQRWGKGSRMVKMAVWGLSATLGAAVFAVAQTALDWGPDVLLQLF, from the exons ATGAAAAAGCCAAAGAGAAATAAACTTAATAGCGTAGGAGTTGAGGTGAAAGGACCTGTCGAGAGAG ATGTCAACTGTGGGAAAAAACAGAAGTTGGCTGAGATACATCAGGCTTTGAACAG TGATCCGGTGGATATTGAGACCCTCCAGAGGGCTGCCATCAGCAAAGGGGGACTGTTTATAGATGAACTGCGGAGAAAAGTGTGGCCTAAACTTCTTAACATCAATGTATATGAACTGCCTTATAAACCTG GGAGAGCTGGACGGGAGAACCAAAAGGACTACAACCAGATTGTCATGGATGTCAGGAGATCCATGAAGCGCTTCCCAAAAT GTATGCTGTCTACAGAAAGAGATGTTCTACAAGAACAGCTCATTGATGTCATACTAGAGGTTTTAAGATGCAACCCCCTGCTGAACTACTACCAGGGCTACCATGACGTGGCGGTCACGCTATTACTGGTTGTTGGTGAGCGGATGACCATCGCAATGCTGCACACCTTATCCAAATGTCACCTCAG GGATTTCATGGACCCTACAATGGACAGCACCAAACATATTTTAAACTATTTGATGCCTTTATTGGAAGAAGTGGACAAGGAGCTTCATGACTTCATGATCAG AGCGGAGGTGGGGACCATCTTTGCTTTGTCTTGGCTCATCACGTGGTATGGACATGTCCTGTTGGAGCCCAAACTCACACTGAGACTCTACGACTTCTTCTTGGCCTCTCACCCCATAATGCCCATCTACCTAGCTGCTACG ATCGTGTTGCACAGGGAGAAGGAGGTGAAGCAGACAGAATGTGACATGGCCATGGTGCACCACCTCCTCTCGCGCATCCCCCAGGACCTCCCTTATGAGTGCCTCATCGGCCAGGCGCAGGAGTTGTTTGTCCGCTTCCCTCCCTCCTTGCTGGCCAAGCGGGCAGAGCTGCGGTCTCGTAAAAG CCAGTCAATTAGTAACTTCAAGACGTTTCAGCTTGCGACACTCCACCAGAGACCAGACTCCGTACTCCAGCGCCTAACTACATCCTCCAAACGAG CAGCTCGTCACTCAGGCTTGGATGAGGCTTTGCCCCGGGACGGAGGCCAGCGTTGGGGGAAGGGGAGCAGGATGGTGAAGATGGCCGTGTGGGGGCTGTCGGCGACGCTGGGGGCAGCAGTGTTCGCGGTGGCTCAGACAGCCTTGGACTGGGGACCCGATGTGTTGCTGCAGCTCTTCTGA
- the dgat1a gene encoding diacylglycerol O-acyltransferase 1a has protein sequence MSDRAEMRGPTARQRRTTISSNGGKYHHGGGDKPSPCSGKKKTEEASRHVDNNGKADKEKVQQPSDNQRKPTTSHLDEISEGLSCHVLQESLLSSASGYSNYRGILNWCVVMLVLSNARLFLENIIKYGILVDPIQVVSLFLKNPYSWPAACLIIVSNVFILAALYIERRLAVGTVSETTGLILHIFNLASMLVFPSAIVLTVNSITPVGGILSLGVYTVLFLKLYSYQDTNRWCREIRQAKAKKLTRSYSCPSVAQSNGLAVHTNVSYPGNLTHRDMYYFVFAPTLCYQLNFPRSLRVRKRFLIRRLFEMLFFMQLLVGLIQQWMVPTIQNSMKPFQEMDFSRMVERLLKLAVPNHLIWLIFFYWFFHSSMNFVAELLQFGDREFYRDWWNSETVTYFWANWNIPVHKWCLRHFYKPMLRRGVNKLLAQTAVFMVSAFFHEYLVSVPLKMFRLWAFMGMMAQVPLAWFVGRFLNGIYGNAAVWISLIIGQPVAVLMYVHDYYVLHYGSST, from the exons ATGAGCGACAGAGCCGAGATGAGAGGGCCCACAGCCCGCCAAAGACGGACTACTATTTCATCCAACGGAGGTAAGTACCACCATGGTGGTGGAGATAAACCTTCTCCATGCTCCGGTAAAAAGAAGACGGAAGAGGCGTCCAGGCATGTTGACAACAACGGGAAGGCGGACAAGGAGAAAGTTCAGCAGCCCTCAGACAATCAAAGGAAACCAACAACGAGTCATTTGGACGAAATCAGTGAGGGACTCAG CTGCCATGTCCTACAGGAGTCACTTTTGAGCTCAGCCAGCGGCTACAGTAACTACAGAGGAATCCTCAACTGGTGTGTTGTCATGCTG GTCCTGAGTAATGCTCGTCTCTTCCTGGAGAACATTATAAA GTACGGCATCCTGGTAGACCCAATCCAGGTGGTGTCTCTTTTCCTGAAGAACCCTTACAGCTGGCCTGCTGCTTGCCTCATCATTG TGTCcaatgtgtttatattagctgCATTGTACATTGAGAGACGTCTAGCTGTG GGAACTGTGTCCGAAACTACCGGCTTGATTCTTCACATATTTAACTTGGCCTCCATGTTGGTTTTCCCCTCTGCAATAGTCCTCACAGTGAATTCCATTACACCAG TGGGTGGCATCCTCTCCTTGGGAGTCTACACAGTGCTGTTCCTCAAGCTGTACTCCTACCAAGACACCAACAGGTGGTGCCGTGAGATCAGACAAGCCAAAGCCAAGAAGTTGACTCGCTCCTACTCCT GTCCTTCTGTGGCCCAGTCTAATGGATTAGCAGTGCACACAAACGTTTCCTACCCTGGCAACCTCACCCACAGAG ACATGTACTACTTTGTGTTTGCCCCAACGCTCTGCTACCAGCTCAACTTCCCCAGGTCGCTGCGGGTACGCAAGAGGTTCCTCATTAGGCGGCTCTTTGAGATG CTCTTCTTCATGCAGCTCCTAGTGGGATTAATCCAGCag TGGATGGTTCCGACCATACAAAACTCCATGAAGCCATTCCAG GAAATGGATTTTTCTAGAATGGTGGAACGTCTGCTCAAGCTAGCT GTGCCCAACCATCTGATCTGGTTAATATTCTTCTACTGGTTCTTCCACTCGTCCATGAACTTTGTGGCTGAGCTGCTGCAGTTTGGGGACAGAGAGTTCTACAGGGACTGGTG GAACTCTGAGACTGTCACTTACTTTTGGGCAAACTGGAACATCCCGGTTCACAAGTGGTGCTTGAG ACATTTCTATAAGCCCATGTTAAGGAGGGGCGTCAACAAGCTTCTAGCTCAAACTGCCGTCTTCATGGTGTCCGCCTTCTTTCACGAG TATTTGGTGAGTGTCCCTCTGAAGATGTTCCGACTTTGGGCCTTTATGGGCATGATGGCTCAG GTTCCCCTTGCTTGGTTCGTGGGTCGCTTCCTGAACGGCATCTACGGCAACGCGGCCGTGTGGATTTCGCTAATTATCGGGCAGCCGGTTGCTGTGTTGATGTACGTGCACGACTACTACGTCTTGCATTACGGCAGCAGCACGTAG